The Oikeobacillus pervagus genome has a segment encoding these proteins:
- a CDS encoding DedA family protein, which produces MEQTVYPVLEYLGSLGYIGIALALMIEVIPSEIVLSYGGYLIAKGEIGFIGALTAGVVGGTLAQVFLYWLGQYGGRPFFRKYGKWLLISEKQILASEKWFETYGPFVIFTARFIPVVRHAISIPAGFAKMPLKLFFVYTFCAMIPWTILFLLLGIELSEHWDTVEEIAGRYITPIALIAFLLLLAYLLFSFRNKKQKE; this is translated from the coding sequence ATGGAACAAACGGTTTATCCAGTTCTTGAATACCTTGGTTCTCTAGGTTACATAGGGATCGCTCTTGCTTTAATGATTGAAGTAATTCCAAGTGAAATTGTGTTAAGTTACGGAGGATATTTGATAGCCAAGGGAGAGATAGGCTTTATAGGCGCCCTCACAGCAGGGGTTGTCGGGGGAACATTAGCCCAAGTTTTTCTATATTGGCTTGGTCAGTACGGGGGAAGACCGTTTTTTCGTAAATATGGGAAGTGGTTACTCATTTCTGAAAAACAAATCCTTGCCTCCGAAAAATGGTTTGAAACATATGGGCCGTTTGTCATCTTCACGGCTCGTTTTATTCCTGTTGTTCGCCATGCAATTTCCATTCCAGCTGGTTTTGCTAAAATGCCACTGAAACTATTTTTCGTCTATACCTTTTGTGCCATGATTCCTTGGACGATTTTATTTCTGTTACTAGGAATTGAACTAAGCGAACATTGGGATACAGTGGAAGAAATAGCTGGTCGGTATATTACTCCTATTGCCCTTATTGCCTTTCTATTACTCTTAGCCTATTTACTTTTTTCATTTCGAAATAAAAAGCAGAAAGAATAA
- a CDS encoding GNAT family N-acetyltransferase, with the protein MIKKRELTESHVLYDLMSHKDVFPFVRHKAYSHEEYLFLTKQTMEAEERGELISRTILDEWQNPIGTINLYDINNQAGFLGTWLGKPFHGKGYNTMAKEAFFQELFYELEIETVFMRIRTENIRSRKAAEKLPYVLFANETRPTIFAELNRNGKKYDLYEIPKDLYTFHLAKVQSEQTNEQVLEA; encoded by the coding sequence ATGATTAAGAAACGTGAGTTAACGGAAAGTCATGTATTATATGACTTGATGTCGCACAAGGATGTCTTCCCTTTTGTGCGTCATAAAGCCTATTCACATGAAGAGTATTTATTCTTGACAAAACAAACAATGGAAGCTGAAGAGCGTGGAGAGTTAATTTCCCGCACGATTTTAGATGAATGGCAAAACCCGATTGGAACGATTAATTTATACGATATCAACAATCAAGCTGGCTTTCTCGGCACATGGTTAGGAAAGCCATTTCATGGAAAAGGCTATAATACGATGGCAAAAGAAGCTTTTTTTCAGGAGTTGTTCTATGAGTTGGAAATAGAAACTGTATTTATGCGGATTAGAACAGAAAATATTCGATCTAGAAAAGCAGCAGAGAAATTGCCTTATGTTTTATTTGCCAATGAAACACGTCCGACCATTTTTGCAGAATTAAATCGCAACGGTAAGAAATATGATCTTTATGAAATTCCAAAAGATTTATACACCTTCCATTTAGCAAAAGTTCAAAGTGAACAAACTAACGAACAAGTACTAGAAGCGTAA
- a CDS encoding MATE family efflux transporter — protein sequence MKQTWNKKEKLQQFLVIFIPIFITQIGMYSMNFFDTMMSGQFSPNDLAGVAIGSSLWVPIFTGLSGILLSITPIVAQLIGANNKKEVPFSVIQGLYAAITLASFVLIIGGFVLEPILSRMNLEPTVHMIAKNYLIALSFGMIPLFMYTVLRSFIDALGMTRTSMMITLLTLPINFVLNYLLIFGKFGFPRLGGVGAGYASAMTYWFITIIAIFVIYRNRPFSNFHVFRTFYLPSFKKWKEIFTIGVPIGLSIFFETSIFSAVTLLMSEYSTTVIASHQAALNFSSLLYMLPLSISMSLTIVVGHEVGAKRFNDAIEYSWLGVSIAIVFSSILGILLFIFRESIAMIYTDQQEVVHLTAQFLMFAVFFQLSDAIQAPVQGALRGYKDVNVTFVMAMVSYWIIGLPLGIILARTTSMAAFGYWIGLIVGLAAGAVTLSLRLFYIQRKKYQALKA from the coding sequence ATGAAGCAAACATGGAACAAAAAAGAAAAATTACAACAATTTCTCGTCATCTTTATTCCCATTTTCATTACACAAATTGGAATGTATTCAATGAATTTTTTCGATACGATGATGTCAGGACAGTTTTCACCTAATGACCTAGCAGGCGTTGCTATTGGATCTTCTTTATGGGTGCCTATTTTTACTGGATTAAGTGGCATCCTCCTATCGATTACACCGATTGTTGCACAGTTAATTGGGGCAAATAACAAAAAAGAAGTTCCTTTTTCAGTGATACAAGGTCTTTATGCAGCGATCACGCTTGCTTCATTTGTATTAATTATCGGTGGATTTGTACTAGAACCGATTTTAAGTCGCATGAACTTGGAACCAACAGTCCATATGATTGCTAAGAACTATTTAATAGCGTTGTCATTTGGAATGATCCCGTTATTTATGTATACAGTGTTACGCTCATTTATCGATGCGTTAGGAATGACACGAACTTCGATGATGATTACACTGCTTACTTTACCCATTAACTTCGTTTTAAACTATTTATTAATTTTCGGAAAGTTTGGTTTCCCAAGATTGGGCGGAGTTGGGGCTGGATATGCGTCTGCAATGACTTATTGGTTCATTACCATTATCGCTATATTTGTTATTTATAGAAATCGACCATTTTCAAATTTCCATGTTTTCCGGACATTCTATCTCCCTTCTTTCAAAAAATGGAAGGAAATATTCACAATTGGAGTTCCCATTGGTCTATCTATTTTCTTCGAAACGAGTATCTTTTCTGCGGTTACTTTGCTCATGAGTGAATATAGCACGACCGTAATCGCCTCTCATCAGGCAGCTCTAAATTTTTCATCATTACTTTATATGCTTCCTTTAAGTATATCGATGTCATTAACGATTGTCGTTGGACATGAAGTGGGAGCAAAACGATTTAACGATGCAATCGAATACAGTTGGCTAGGGGTTTCAATTGCCATCGTTTTTTCTAGTATTTTAGGAATTCTATTGTTTATTTTTCGGGAGTCAATCGCTATGATCTATACGGATCAGCAAGAAGTTGTTCATCTTACTGCCCAATTTTTAATGTTTGCTGTCTTTTTCCAACTTTCTGATGCAATTCAAGCACCCGTGCAAGGTGCTTTACGTGGATATAAAGATGTAAATGTGACGTTTGTCATGGCAATGGTCAGTTATTGGATCATCGGTCTACCTTTGGGAATAATACTAGCAAGGACAACAAGTATGGCTGCATTCGGTTATTGGATCGGCCTAATCGTTGGTCTAGCTGCAGGTGCAGTCACCTTATCATTACGCCTATTTTATATTCAAAGAAAAAAATATCAAGCTTTGAAAGCATAA
- a CDS encoding TrkH family potassium uptake protein — protein MKMKSLKISPSYLLFIIYASFITIGAVLLKLPISTNTPISWMDALFTSTSAMTVTGLGVVDVSKEFTTFGQVIIALLIQTGGLGIMSFAVLIFIMLGKKIGLKERLIIQQALNQIQIGGVIRLVKYIFIFSLSIEVSIMIFLAAQWIPEFGWGRGSFYSFFHAISAFNNAGFALWSDGLSRYIGNPIINIGITTLIILGGLGYTVLIEVWNKQKWRQFSLHTKIMLSATLVINLVAFLIIFLLEYTNEKTIGLLPLSDKLWASYFQAVTTRTAGFNTIEIGSLDESTLFVFLILMFIGAGSGSTGGGIKLTTFIVISLAVITFIRGKHDIHIFKRSIQPLYILKVLAIASISIFVIAIAVFILNITEDAEFLPILFEVISAFSTVGLSMGITSSLTFIGKFIIIFVMLMGKLGPLTVAFMLAKKEKARFRYPSEDILTG, from the coding sequence ATTAAAATGAAATCACTCAAAATCTCTCCATCATATTTACTTTTTATCATATATGCTTCCTTTATTACGATAGGAGCGGTATTGCTAAAATTGCCGATTTCGACGAATACCCCCATTTCTTGGATGGATGCCCTTTTTACTTCCACATCTGCCATGACCGTTACTGGACTTGGAGTAGTGGATGTGTCGAAGGAATTTACAACATTCGGTCAAGTAATCATTGCTTTATTAATTCAAACAGGTGGACTTGGTATTATGTCTTTCGCTGTTCTCATTTTTATCATGCTAGGGAAAAAAATTGGATTAAAAGAAAGATTAATCATCCAACAAGCTTTAAACCAAATTCAAATTGGGGGAGTCATCCGATTAGTAAAATATATTTTCATTTTTTCACTTTCCATTGAAGTTTCAATCATGATCTTTCTTGCTGCTCAGTGGATTCCAGAGTTTGGGTGGGGCAGAGGAAGTTTTTATAGTTTTTTTCATGCGATTTCTGCTTTTAATAATGCAGGATTTGCCCTCTGGTCGGATGGACTTTCTCGTTATATCGGAAATCCTATCATTAATATAGGAATTACGACATTGATTATTTTGGGTGGACTTGGTTATACCGTACTAATTGAGGTATGGAATAAGCAAAAATGGCGACAGTTTTCATTACATACAAAAATTATGCTGTCAGCGACCCTAGTCATCAATCTTGTTGCGTTTCTAATTATTTTTTTATTAGAGTATACGAATGAAAAGACGATAGGGTTACTTCCACTTTCAGATAAATTATGGGCTTCTTATTTTCAAGCTGTTACAACTAGAACAGCTGGGTTTAATACGATTGAGATTGGGTCATTAGATGAGTCTACCCTCTTTGTGTTTTTAATCCTTATGTTCATTGGAGCGGGAAGTGGTTCAACAGGTGGGGGAATTAAGCTTACGACTTTTATTGTCATTAGCCTTGCGGTTATTACCTTTATTCGAGGCAAGCATGATATCCACATTTTTAAACGAAGTATACAACCACTCTATATTCTTAAAGTACTAGCCATTGCTTCCATCAGCATTTTTGTGATTGCGATTGCGGTCTTTATTTTGAACATCACAGAAGATGCTGAGTTCTTGCCGATCCTCTTTGAAGTTATTTCCGCTTTTTCTACGGTAGGATTGTCGATGGGGATTACCTCTTCCTTAACCTTCATAGGGAAATTTATCATCATTTTTGTCATGTTAATGGGGAAATTAGGCCCCCTTACAGTGGCATTTATGTTAGCGAAAAAAGAGAAGGCTAGATTTCGTTATCCAAGTGAGGATATATTAACAGGTTAA
- a CDS encoding SDR family oxidoreductase: MGKKTVLITGGAKGIGKRIAYHLAEQGFNILVNYRTSQKEAEVLVSELESRFGVQAFSVKGDISSPTESEQLMIKCCTFVDGIDILIHNAGPYIKERKKSDDYSIEEWQYIMNGNLNSVFYLTRLALPYMRKKKWGRIITLGFDRVETAPGWIYRSAFAAAKTGVASLTRTIAIEEVNNGITANMVCPGDIIGDWKECKIEDGIKAVDGSTPVGRPGTGEDIARVISFLCSQQSDFITGSIIPVTGGKDVLGKVFRVEE, from the coding sequence ATGGGAAAGAAGACGGTGTTAATAACCGGTGGTGCCAAAGGGATTGGAAAAAGGATCGCCTATCATCTTGCTGAACAAGGTTTCAATATCCTCGTCAATTATCGGACAAGCCAAAAGGAAGCGGAAGTTTTAGTAAGTGAACTAGAGAGTCGTTTTGGAGTCCAAGCATTCTCAGTGAAAGGCGATATTTCATCTCCAACAGAAAGTGAACAATTAATGATCAAATGTTGTACTTTTGTTGATGGTATTGATATTTTAATTCATAACGCAGGTCCGTATATAAAAGAACGAAAAAAATCAGATGATTATTCAATTGAAGAATGGCAATATATTATGAATGGGAATTTAAATAGTGTGTTTTACTTAACAAGACTAGCTCTTCCATATATGAGAAAGAAAAAATGGGGGAGAATCATAACGTTAGGCTTTGATCGCGTTGAGACCGCCCCAGGGTGGATCTATCGTTCCGCATTTGCTGCGGCTAAAACAGGGGTGGCCTCCTTGACCCGAACCATTGCGATTGAGGAAGTGAACAATGGAATTACCGCTAATATGGTGTGCCCAGGTGATATTATTGGGGATTGGAAAGAGTGCAAGATTGAAGATGGCATAAAGGCTGTGGATGGATCAACACCTGTTGGTCGACCTGGTACTGGGGAAGATATAGCTCGAGTTATATCCTTCCTTTGTTCCCAACAATCCGATTTTATTACGGGAAGTATTATTCCGGTTACGGGTGGTAAAGATGTGTTAGGGAAGGTATTTCGAGTCGAGGAGTAG
- a CDS encoding CAP domain-containing protein produces the protein MNKKIVFSVAASLTLLTAPFTSKADAAEPVQYKNVKVYQAQCNTNNTTDLNKWIQNWLKNNVKVQVNKQVVNPTIQKPEAQKPEAQKPVVQKPVVQKPVQNTQKPTTNVTKPAPAPTKPTGNQEQVKTGLNAYEQQVVDLTNKERAKYGLKALKVDSTLSKVAREKSKDMATNHYFSHNSPTYGSPFEMMKKFGISYKSAGENIAQGQRTPQEVVTAWMNSEGHRANILSKNFTHIGVGYVENGNYWTQQFIGK, from the coding sequence ATGAATAAAAAAATAGTATTTTCAGTAGCAGCATCATTAACTTTATTAACAGCTCCATTTACTTCAAAAGCTGACGCGGCAGAACCGGTTCAATATAAAAATGTAAAAGTATATCAAGCTCAATGTAATACAAATAATACTACTGATTTAAATAAATGGATTCAAAATTGGTTGAAAAATAATGTAAAAGTTCAAGTGAATAAACAAGTAGTCAATCCAACTATTCAAAAGCCTGAAGCTCAAAAACCTGAAGCTCAAAAACCAGTAGTTCAGAAACCAGTAGTTCAGAAACCAGTACAAAATACGCAAAAACCAACAACAAATGTAACAAAACCAGCCCCTGCACCTACAAAACCAACAGGGAACCAAGAACAAGTAAAAACAGGTTTAAATGCTTATGAACAACAAGTGGTGGATTTAACGAATAAAGAGCGTGCGAAATATGGTCTTAAAGCATTAAAAGTAGATTCAACCTTAAGTAAAGTGGCACGTGAAAAATCAAAAGATATGGCGACAAATCACTATTTCTCTCATAACAGCCCAACTTATGGATCTCCATTCGAAATGATGAAGAAATTCGGTATTTCTTACAAATCAGCAGGAGAAAACATTGCCCAAGGCCAGCGGACACCTCAAGAGGTAGTGACAGCATGGATGAATAGTGAAGGTCATCGTGCAAATATTTTAAGTAAAAACTTCACACATATCGGAGTAGGATATGTTGAAAATGGAAATTACTGGACACAACAATTTATTGGAAAATAA
- a CDS encoding MDR family MFS transporter, translating into MEHLEYRKKIMIMIAIMSAMLFASINQTIIGTAMPRIISALGGMEYYSWIFTIYMLTSSIMSILVGKLSDLYGRKPFILFGIAVFTIGSFMSGLSQDIFQLIIYRGIQGIGAGMIMSTSFTAVGDLFSPRERGKWQGLMSGVFGLASVFGPTLGGWIVDNADWHWVFWIFLPFGVIAFLMIWRLFPSQQKKEAYKIDYLGSLMLTLTIVPLLLAFSWGGKDYDWASSQIIGLFATTLIALLIFILIERKAQNPVLPLDLFKNKIFSLSNGIGLILGAGMFGAIMYMPIFIQGVIGASATKSGFVMMPLTLSMVVASAIGGQIMTKTGKYKFLALLGLATMASGLYSISFMDPDTTIMRATASMIVVGFGLGLSFPVFTLTVQNAVEHQQLGVATASTQLFRSIGGTIGVSLLGTVMNRSMQSEMEENMKSLGGSQANALPPEIVEKMANPQVLMDVGQMKKMASELPADMLGMFEQIIGIVRSSLSYAITHVFLVGAIMIFFGFLLTFFIKEIPLRTSNQSNENETRFNQHQKESI; encoded by the coding sequence ATGGAACATCTGGAATATAGAAAGAAAATAATGATCATGATTGCTATTATGTCTGCGATGTTATTCGCATCCATTAATCAAACGATCATTGGTACGGCCATGCCAAGAATTATTTCTGCACTTGGAGGAATGGAGTATTACAGTTGGATTTTCACTATTTATATGTTGACTAGCTCGATTATGTCTATTTTAGTAGGAAAGCTTTCAGACTTATATGGAAGAAAACCGTTCATACTATTCGGGATTGCTGTATTTACGATCGGTTCATTTATGTCAGGATTATCACAGGATATTTTTCAACTCATTATTTATCGTGGAATTCAAGGTATTGGGGCTGGAATGATTATGTCGACCTCTTTTACAGCTGTTGGTGACCTCTTCTCACCACGTGAACGAGGAAAATGGCAAGGGTTAATGAGTGGAGTATTTGGCCTTGCAAGTGTTTTCGGTCCAACATTAGGAGGGTGGATTGTCGATAATGCTGATTGGCATTGGGTATTCTGGATATTCCTACCATTTGGTGTGATAGCCTTTTTGATGATTTGGAGACTGTTTCCATCCCAACAGAAAAAAGAAGCGTATAAAATTGATTACCTCGGTTCACTTATGTTAACTTTAACGATTGTTCCGTTATTACTTGCCTTTTCATGGGGTGGGAAAGATTATGATTGGGCTTCGTCGCAAATCATTGGATTATTTGCAACAACCTTGATTGCTTTACTCATTTTTATCCTCATTGAGAGAAAGGCGCAAAATCCTGTATTACCCCTTGACTTATTTAAAAACAAGATTTTTTCTCTTTCAAACGGGATTGGTCTCATTTTAGGTGCAGGAATGTTTGGGGCAATCATGTATATGCCGATTTTTATCCAGGGAGTCATCGGGGCTTCTGCAACAAAATCAGGATTTGTGATGATGCCATTAACACTTTCTATGGTGGTTGCAAGTGCAATAGGTGGCCAAATCATGACAAAAACAGGAAAGTATAAATTTTTAGCTCTGCTCGGTTTAGCCACAATGGCAAGTGGATTGTATTCCATTTCCTTTATGGATCCAGATACAACGATTATGAGAGCTACAGCGAGTATGATTGTCGTCGGTTTTGGGTTAGGCTTGAGTTTTCCAGTTTTTACGTTAACGGTCCAAAATGCAGTCGAACACCAACAACTCGGAGTGGCTACCGCATCCACACAATTATTCCGTTCAATCGGTGGTACGATTGGAGTTTCATTATTAGGTACGGTGATGAATCGCTCGATGCAGTCAGAAATGGAAGAGAATATGAAATCTTTGGGTGGATCACAAGCCAATGCATTACCACCTGAAATAGTGGAGAAAATGGCAAATCCACAAGTGCTAATGGATGTTGGACAGATGAAAAAGATGGCTTCAGAATTACCTGCAGATATGTTAGGGATGTTCGAACAAATCATCGGAATCGTCAGAAGTTCACTAAGTTATGCAATTACTCATGTGTTTTTAGTAGGTGCCATCATGATCTTCTTCGGATTTTTACTCACTTTCTTTATTAAAGAAATTCCATTAAGAACGTCAAATCAATCCAATGAAAACGAGACTAGATTTAATCAGCACCAAAAAGAATCAATATAA
- a CDS encoding MarR family winged helix-turn-helix transcriptional regulator, with protein sequence MRKEKLFILEQLFRQVFRTMRYELRHITGEYLSNNEFFVLKTVHENGAIKASDVSKALDVSASHITSVTDSLVEKNFITRSRSATDRRIVELMITEKGEGILAEMGNVKSLYFQGKFNNFNDEEIQLLIELFKKIDTN encoded by the coding sequence TTGAGAAAAGAAAAGTTATTTATACTTGAGCAATTGTTTCGACAAGTATTCCGAACAATGAGATATGAGTTGCGTCATATAACAGGGGAGTATTTAAGTAATAATGAGTTTTTTGTTTTAAAAACCGTTCATGAAAATGGCGCAATAAAGGCATCTGATGTTTCGAAGGCATTAGATGTGTCAGCAAGCCATATTACCTCTGTGACAGATTCGCTTGTTGAAAAGAATTTCATTACAAGAAGCCGATCAGCTACAGATAGAAGAATTGTTGAATTGATGATAACAGAAAAAGGCGAAGGAATTTTGGCGGAAATGGGGAATGTAAAATCCTTATACTTTCAAGGAAAATTTAACAATTTTAACGATGAGGAGATTCAACTTCTCATTGAGTTATTCAAAAAAATAGATACAAACTAA
- a CDS encoding CobW family GTP-binding protein: MNKKHVYVLSGFLGSGKTTLLKRMITFFQENGRRPAILMNELGEVSIDSNEVEEGTPLRELLNGCICCTIQGQLESQLQELLGTECFDDLIIETTGVAHPVEAIDAIMTPLFADQLEWKGIITVIDSLLWKRKGDLDIQLRQLLHEQVKHADLIILNKTDSLSEMERGIITYDVQDLNQIAQIFITNYSEIPMKRIAQLQMGEKKSIMKTTVNEHLHLSVYVHTFTKSVDKRQFENWLKKYVDHLYRMKGYIPFTHTTYPVLFQYSYGMPIYIPEDMNMPTNLVIIGDNLDKEIIENELKELEYSS, encoded by the coding sequence ATGAATAAAAAACATGTATACGTATTATCTGGGTTTCTAGGAAGTGGGAAAACCACTTTGTTAAAAAGAATGATCACCTTTTTTCAAGAAAATGGTCGTCGTCCAGCTATATTAATGAATGAACTTGGAGAGGTGTCGATTGATTCCAATGAGGTTGAAGAGGGAACACCGTTGAGGGAATTATTAAATGGTTGTATTTGCTGTACAATTCAGGGGCAACTGGAATCACAGCTTCAAGAACTATTAGGAACGGAATGCTTTGATGATTTAATTATTGAAACTACAGGGGTAGCCCATCCTGTTGAGGCGATTGATGCGATTATGACCCCTTTATTTGCGGATCAATTAGAATGGAAGGGAATTATTACGGTTATTGACAGTTTGTTATGGAAAAGAAAAGGAGATCTTGATATTCAGTTGCGTCAACTTCTTCATGAACAAGTGAAACATGCTGATTTAATTATATTGAATAAAACAGATTCTCTTTCGGAAATGGAACGTGGGATCATTACATATGATGTTCAAGATTTAAATCAAATAGCACAAATTTTCATAACCAACTATTCGGAAATCCCGATGAAAAGAATCGCTCAATTACAGATGGGAGAAAAGAAATCCATCATGAAAACAACGGTCAATGAACATTTACATTTATCTGTCTACGTCCATACATTTACAAAGTCGGTTGACAAAAGACAGTTTGAAAACTGGTTAAAAAAATATGTCGATCATCTTTACCGCATGAAAGGCTATATCCCGTTTACCCACACAACTTACCCAGTCCTTTTTCAATATTCATATGGGATGCCCATCTATATACCTGAAGATATGAATATGCCGACAAACCTTGTGATAATTGGGGACAATCTAGATAAAGAGATCATAGAGAATGAATTAAAGGAACTTGAGTATTCTTCTTAA
- a CDS encoding S41 family peptidase, with the protein MEENQNQESAKEDKPSHYIRLKKFQFVMLLFLLVFTSAAVTMFALSFGDEKAVNVGTKEREEFNKLYEAYDKLKANYYKKIDDEKLMNGAINGMIDSLQDPYSDYMDKEEAAKFNESITSSFEGIGAEIQEQNGSIVIVSPIKGSPAEKAGLKPNDKVLAVDGKSLHGKTSSEAVLLIRGEKGTKVSLKIQRFGADEPTEITIVRDKIPIETVYTEMMDHGVAKIQITSFSENTAKELREAITKMEKEGMKSLVLDLRQNPGGLLDQALEMTNMFVPEGKVILQIEDKNGKKEQYVSDNKDKVKVPVAVVIDNGSASASEILAAALKEAAGIPVIGEKSFGKGTVQTAEQFLDKSNMKITTAKWLTPNGNWIHKKGIKPDYEVKLPPYAELPFINPDKEMKENDLSNEVKSAEQMLDALGYHVGKVDGYFDDNTKSAVIKFQQDEELEVNGEIKGETTVQLMTKLRDKIEENDTQIKKAVEVMSKKQK; encoded by the coding sequence ATGGAAGAAAATCAAAATCAGGAAAGTGCCAAGGAGGACAAACCTTCTCATTACATACGACTAAAAAAATTTCAATTTGTAATGCTTTTATTTTTATTAGTCTTTACTTCTGCAGCAGTTACGATGTTCGCCCTTTCATTTGGAGATGAAAAAGCAGTAAATGTTGGAACGAAGGAACGCGAAGAATTTAATAAATTATATGAGGCCTATGATAAATTAAAAGCAAATTACTATAAAAAAATTGATGATGAAAAACTAATGAATGGCGCAATCAATGGCATGATCGATTCTTTACAAGATCCATACTCCGATTATATGGATAAAGAGGAGGCGGCCAAGTTCAATGAGAGTATTACTTCTTCATTTGAAGGAATTGGTGCCGAAATTCAGGAACAAAATGGATCTATCGTCATTGTGTCCCCAATAAAAGGCTCCCCCGCGGAAAAAGCAGGGCTCAAACCGAATGATAAAGTTTTAGCTGTAGATGGAAAAAGTCTCCATGGGAAGACTTCATCTGAAGCTGTTCTGTTAATTCGAGGTGAAAAAGGAACAAAAGTTTCCTTGAAAATTCAACGCTTCGGGGCAGATGAACCAACGGAAATAACGATTGTCCGTGACAAAATTCCAATCGAAACGGTATACACAGAAATGATGGATCATGGCGTTGCCAAAATTCAAATAACAAGTTTTTCAGAAAATACAGCAAAAGAACTCCGTGAAGCGATTACTAAGATGGAAAAAGAAGGGATGAAATCGTTAGTTCTTGATTTACGTCAAAATCCCGGCGGGTTACTAGATCAAGCGTTAGAAATGACGAACATGTTTGTACCCGAAGGAAAAGTGATCTTACAAATTGAGGATAAAAATGGAAAGAAAGAGCAATATGTATCCGATAATAAGGACAAGGTAAAAGTTCCAGTGGCTGTAGTGATCGATAATGGCAGTGCAAGTGCTTCTGAAATACTAGCGGCTGCATTAAAAGAAGCAGCAGGTATTCCTGTAATCGGGGAAAAATCTTTCGGCAAAGGAACCGTTCAAACGGCGGAGCAATTTTTAGATAAATCCAATATGAAGATCACAACAGCAAAATGGTTAACTCCAAATGGGAACTGGATTCATAAAAAAGGAATCAAACCTGATTATGAAGTGAAATTACCACCTTATGCAGAACTTCCTTTTATTAATCCTGATAAAGAAATGAAGGAAAACGATCTTTCAAATGAAGTAAAATCAGCAGAACAAATGCTAGATGCTTTAGGATATCATGTTGGAAAAGTGGATGGTTATTTCGATGATAATACGAAATCAGCCGTCATAAAATTCCAACAAGATGAAGAATTAGAAGTGAACGGTGAAATTAAAGGCGAAACAACTGTACAACTCATGACAAAACTTCGTGATAAAATCGAAGAAAATGATACACAAATAAAAAAAGCGGTAGAAGTAATGAGCAAAAAGCAAAAATAG
- the copZ gene encoding copper chaperone CopZ, with amino-acid sequence MEKVTFNVKGMTCGHCEKAVKGALQEVEGVTEVQVQLSTGTVVVNYEANASVEKMKETIEDQGYDVQ; translated from the coding sequence ATGGAGAAAGTTACATTTAATGTAAAAGGGATGACATGTGGACATTGTGAAAAAGCAGTAAAGGGTGCACTCCAAGAAGTTGAAGGAGTAACCGAAGTACAAGTTCAATTATCTACTGGAACTGTGGTGGTAAATTACGAGGCAAATGCTTCAGTTGAAAAAATGAAAGAGACTATTGAAGATCAAGGCTATGATGTTCAATAA